One window from the genome of Thalassospira xiamenensis M-5 = DSM 17429 encodes:
- the gpmI gene encoding 2,3-bisphosphoglycerate-independent phosphoglycerate mutase, translated as MIVTVSNTVKRPRPVVLCILDGWGYREESKDNAVALANTPVWDALYANNPTGFLKACGLDVGLPEGQMGNSEVGHMNLGAGRVVMQELPKIDEAVKTGSIADTDTVKKVIAKLKESGGVCHIAGLLSEGGVHSHQAHMAALAKIIASAGVPVKIHAYLDGRDTAPKSAAKFLEKFRALIGDANVEIVTVTGRYYAMDRDNRWERVSQAYFTMVKGKNYADGRTAESAEAAIRAAYDADTTDEFVLPTVIGDYAGMKDGDGILMTNFRADRAREILAAICAPDFDGFDRGTPIRFAVQAGMVEYSSDHAKYMDAIYPPQVLPNIFGEVVSRAGMKQLRIAETEKYPHVSFFFNGGEEQVFEGEDRILVPSPKVATYDLQPEMSAPEVTEKLVAAIRAETYDAIILNFANPDMVGHSGILSAAMKAAEAVDTCLGQVVDAVKSVGGVMFVTADHGNCEMMVDPETGEPHTAHTLNLVPTILVNGPEGATLENGRLADVAPTLLQLLGLPQPAEMTGKPLIKGLKGNDALLAN; from the coding sequence ATGATTGTGACTGTATCAAATACCGTAAAGCGCCCGCGTCCGGTGGTGCTGTGCATTCTGGATGGCTGGGGTTATCGCGAGGAAAGCAAGGACAATGCGGTTGCATTGGCCAATACCCCTGTTTGGGACGCGCTTTATGCCAACAATCCGACCGGCTTTCTGAAAGCCTGCGGTCTTGATGTCGGCCTGCCCGAAGGGCAGATGGGCAATTCCGAAGTCGGCCATATGAATCTTGGTGCCGGCCGGGTTGTGATGCAGGAACTGCCAAAAATTGACGAGGCTGTCAAAACCGGTTCGATCGCCGATACCGATACCGTCAAAAAGGTTATCGCCAAGCTGAAAGAAAGCGGGGGTGTCTGTCATATCGCCGGGCTTCTGTCCGAAGGCGGGGTGCATTCCCATCAGGCCCATATGGCGGCCCTTGCCAAAATCATCGCATCGGCCGGTGTGCCGGTAAAAATCCATGCCTATCTGGATGGCCGCGATACCGCCCCCAAAAGTGCCGCCAAATTCCTTGAAAAATTCCGCGCACTGATCGGTGATGCCAATGTTGAAATCGTGACCGTCACAGGGCGCTATTACGCGATGGACCGCGACAATCGCTGGGAACGCGTCAGCCAGGCCTATTTCACGATGGTAAAGGGCAAGAATTACGCCGATGGCCGCACCGCTGAAAGTGCCGAAGCCGCAATCAGGGCAGCCTATGATGCCGACACCACGGATGAATTCGTTCTGCCGACCGTGATTGGCGATTATGCCGGCATGAAAGACGGCGACGGGATTTTGATGACCAATTTCCGGGCCGACCGCGCGCGTGAAATTCTGGCCGCGATCTGCGCACCGGACTTTGACGGGTTTGACCGTGGCACCCCGATCAGATTTGCCGTGCAGGCCGGTATGGTTGAATATTCATCCGACCATGCAAAATATATGGATGCGATCTATCCGCCGCAGGTGTTGCCAAATATCTTTGGTGAAGTCGTTTCCAGGGCTGGCATGAAGCAGTTGCGCATCGCGGAAACCGAAAAATATCCGCATGTGTCCTTCTTCTTTAACGGCGGCGAAGAACAGGTTTTCGAGGGCGAAGACCGTATTCTGGTGCCATCGCCCAAGGTCGCGACCTATGATTTGCAGCCGGAAATGTCGGCCCCGGAAGTGACCGAAAAGCTGGTGGCGGCGATCAGGGCTGAAACCTATGACGCGATCATTCTGAACTTTGCCAACCCCGACATGGTCGGCCATAGCGGCATTTTGTCCGCCGCGATGAAGGCCGCCGAAGCGGTCGATACCTGCCTTGGGCAGGTTGTTGATGCGGTTAAATCGGTGGGCGGCGTGATGTTCGTTACCGCCGATCACGGGAACTGTGAGATGATGGTGGATCCGGAAACCGGCGAGCCGCACACCGCGCATACGCTTAATCTGGTGCCGACCATTCTGGTGAATGGACCCGAAGGCGCGACACTGGAAAATGGTCGCCTGGCCGACGTGGCACCGACTTTGTTGCAGCTTCTCGGGCTACCGCAACCGGCGGAAATGACCGGCAAACCGTTGATCAAGGGTTTGAAAGGGAATGATGCGCTTCTTGCGAACTGA
- a CDS encoding L-serine ammonia-lyase has protein sequence MTEENKQRPQDVNLSVVDLYTIGIGPSSSHTVGPMRAGYRFCLELEARNLLEKIGSVIVDLYGSLALTGKGHATDTAVIMGLSGERPRSVDPDRIAPTMDAIDKDHALQLYGAHPVAFNRDTNLVFHMTESLPEHPNGMRITAFDRDGVVLHKQEYFSVGGGFIVSGDDRGAEYSGDNITLPYPFSSADELMAICKKEKLSIAEVMAENEKSWREPAETEEFVDRVHRAMMDCIERGCKTDGILPGGLNVKRRARKLYLELTERPEAGLKDPLTVIDWVNLYALAVNEENAAGSRVVTAPTNGAAGVIPAVLRYYERFGANVTQGKIREFLLTAAAIGSIYKKRASISAAEVGCQGEVGVACSMAAGALCAVMGGTPEQVENAAEIGMEHNLGLTCDPIGGLVQVPCIERNTMGAVKAINAARLAMRGDGQHTVSLDKVIETMRQTGIDMQSKYKETSQGGLAVNVNVVEC, from the coding sequence TTGACCGAAGAAAATAAGCAGCGTCCGCAAGACGTTAATCTTTCCGTTGTCGATCTTTATACCATCGGGATTGGCCCATCGAGTTCGCATACGGTCGGCCCGATGCGCGCGGGCTATCGGTTCTGTCTGGAACTCGAAGCCCGGAATCTTTTGGAAAAAATCGGCTCGGTGATTGTCGATCTTTACGGATCGCTTGCCCTGACCGGCAAGGGCCATGCCACCGATACTGCGGTGATCATGGGGCTTTCGGGGGAACGACCGCGTTCGGTTGATCCAGACCGGATCGCACCGACAATGGATGCGATTGATAAAGATCACGCATTACAGCTTTACGGCGCGCACCCGGTTGCTTTCAACCGGGATACCAACCTTGTTTTCCATATGACCGAAAGCCTGCCCGAACATCCCAATGGCATGCGGATCACCGCCTTTGACCGTGACGGTGTTGTTCTGCACAAACAGGAATATTTTTCGGTTGGGGGTGGGTTTATCGTCTCGGGCGATGATCGCGGGGCGGAATATTCCGGCGATAATATCACGCTGCCTTATCCCTTTTCCTCGGCCGATGAACTGATGGCGATCTGTAAAAAGGAAAAGCTGTCGATTGCCGAAGTCATGGCCGAAAACGAAAAAAGCTGGCGTGAACCTGCCGAGACCGAGGAATTTGTCGACCGCGTGCATCGCGCGATGATGGATTGTATTGAGCGTGGCTGCAAAACCGATGGCATTCTGCCCGGCGGGTTGAATGTCAAACGGCGTGCGCGCAAACTTTACCTTGAACTGACGGAACGGCCAGAAGCGGGGCTTAAGGACCCGTTGACCGTGATCGACTGGGTCAATCTTTATGCCCTTGCGGTTAACGAAGAAAATGCTGCCGGTTCGCGCGTCGTGACCGCCCCTACCAACGGTGCGGCGGGTGTTATTCCCGCCGTGCTGCGCTATTATGAACGGTTCGGGGCCAATGTGACACAGGGCAAAATACGCGAATTCCTGTTAACGGCGGCGGCCATTGGTTCGATCTATAAAAAGCGTGCGTCGATTTCGGCCGCCGAAGTCGGTTGTCAGGGTGAGGTCGGTGTGGCCTGCTCAATGGCGGCAGGCGCGCTTTGTGCCGTCATGGGCGGTACGCCCGAACAGGTTGAAAACGCCGCCGAAATTGGCATGGAACACAACCTTGGCCTGACCTGTGATCCGATTGGCGGTCTGGTGCAGGTACCCTGCATCGAACGCAACACCATGGGGGCGGTCAAGGCGATCAATGCTGCCCGTCTGGCAATGCGAGGTGATGGTCAGCATACCGTGTCACTCGATAAGGTAATCGAAACCATGCGCCAGACCGGCATTGATATGCAAAGCAAATACAAGGAAACCAGTCAGGGCGGGCTGGCGGTCAATGTCAACGTGGTCGAATGTTGA
- a CDS encoding dihydrofolate reductase family protein has product MKKKLFRIYIAVSLDGYIARANGAVDWLDQFDPGEFNFEGFLGTVGTLIIGRKTFDQVMEFGDWPYEDRRTIVLTSRDLPDNRPANTEAYGGSLVELASQLRDDRSDTGDIWIVGGASVVTQFLFGGLVDQLEMFIIPEILGDGIRLFGRDAVGTTLKLVASEHYKSGVVRMQYDLR; this is encoded by the coding sequence ATGAAAAAGAAACTGTTCCGCATCTATATCGCGGTCAGTCTGGATGGCTATATCGCGCGCGCCAATGGTGCTGTTGACTGGCTTGATCAATTCGATCCGGGCGAGTTCAATTTCGAGGGCTTTCTGGGCACCGTGGGAACACTGATCATCGGGCGAAAAACCTTTGATCAGGTGATGGAATTTGGCGACTGGCCCTATGAAGATCGCCGCACGATTGTCCTGACATCGCGCGATTTGCCCGATAACCGCCCGGCCAATACAGAGGCCTATGGCGGTAGTCTTGTGGAACTGGCAAGCCAGCTTCGCGATGACAGGTCCGATACCGGCGATATCTGGATCGTCGGTGGGGCCAGTGTTGTGACCCAATTCCTGTTTGGCGGCCTTGTCGATCAGCTTGAAATGTTCATCATCCCCGAAATTCTCGGTGATGGCATCCGGCTGTTTGGCCGGGATGCTGTGGGCACGACACTGAAACTGGTGGCATCGGAGCACTACAAGTCCGGTGTCGTGCGCATGCAGTATGATTTGCGTTAA
- the rlmH gene encoding 23S rRNA (pseudouridine(1915)-N(3))-methyltransferase RlmH has translation MQITLAAVGRMKNGPEKDLFDHYAARLRWPFAVREVEEKKKLPPNQLKDREAELLLGVIPENAFLIALDEHGREYGSIDFAAKLEGWIDQYAGNIAFAIGGADGHGDAIKTRANTLWSLGKATWPHMLVRALIAEQLFRAHAIQTNHPYHRE, from the coding sequence ATGCAAATTACCCTTGCGGCAGTGGGCCGGATGAAGAACGGCCCCGAGAAAGATCTTTTTGACCATTACGCAGCCCGCCTGCGCTGGCCCTTTGCCGTGCGGGAAGTCGAAGAGAAGAAAAAGCTGCCCCCCAATCAGCTCAAAGACCGCGAGGCGGAGCTTTTACTGGGCGTCATCCCCGAAAATGCCTTTTTGATCGCACTTGACGAGCATGGCCGCGAATATGGCTCCATCGATTTTGCCGCAAAGCTTGAAGGCTGGATCGATCAATATGCCGGAAATATCGCCTTTGCCATTGGCGGGGCCGACGGGCATGGGGACGCCATCAAAACACGCGCCAATACGCTTTGGTCACTTGGCAAGGCGACATGGCCCCATATGCTGGTCCGCGCCCTGATTGCCGAACAGCTTTTCCGCGCCCACGCCATCCAGACCAACCATCCCTATCACCGGGAATAA
- the rsfS gene encoding ribosome silencing factor, which yields MATIGTAKKTLTPGELLALIQSTLEDDKAEDLVTINLIDKTSLADHMIIATGSSSRRVASMAEHIVEKLKEAGQGRAQAEGKEQGDWVLVDAGDVIVHLFRPEVRAFYNIEQMWGVENPALKQQAARLY from the coding sequence GTGGCGACCATAGGTACCGCAAAAAAGACTCTGACCCCGGGCGAGCTTCTTGCCCTTATCCAGAGCACGCTCGAAGACGACAAGGCCGAAGACCTTGTCACCATTAATCTGATCGATAAAACCTCCCTTGCCGATCATATGATCATTGCAACCGGGTCATCCTCCAGACGGGTGGCGTCGATGGCAGAGCATATTGTCGAAAAGCTGAAAGAAGCAGGTCAGGGCCGTGCCCAGGCCGAAGGCAAGGAACAGGGCGACTGGGTTCTGGTTGATGCCGGCGATGTCATCGTCCATCTGTTCCGCCCGGAAGTTCGCGCTTTCTACAACATAGAACAGATGTGGGGCGTTGAAAATCCGGCGCTTAAACAGCAGGCGGCGCGACTGTATTAA
- a CDS encoding nicotinate-nucleotide adenylyltransferase, with amino-acid sequence MSFSTPRSHSAPPRVGLLGGSFNPAHEGHLHISLEALKTLQLDAVWWLVSPQNPLKPAQGMADLADRFDSALMMAKHPRIVVSAIESELGTRYTADTLAALQRRFTRTRFVWLMGADNLAQFHKWKWWDRLILRAPIAVLDREGYSNKALSGTAAKRMERWRIPSDRAGLLADLDVPAWVYLPIKRHPASSTAIRAEGRWQV; translated from the coding sequence ATGAGTTTTTCGACGCCCAGAAGTCATAGTGCCCCGCCCCGCGTCGGATTGCTGGGCGGGTCGTTTAACCCGGCCCATGAAGGGCATCTGCATATATCGCTGGAAGCCTTGAAAACCCTGCAACTTGATGCAGTCTGGTGGCTGGTGTCGCCGCAAAACCCGCTCAAGCCCGCCCAGGGTATGGCCGACCTTGCCGACCGGTTCGATTCGGCGCTGATGATGGCAAAGCATCCCCGCATTGTTGTTTCTGCAATTGAATCAGAACTGGGAACCCGTTATACGGCCGACACTCTCGCAGCTTTGCAGCGTCGTTTTACCCGAACGCGGTTCGTATGGCTGATGGGGGCGGACAATCTGGCCCAGTTTCATAAATGGAAATGGTGGGACAGGTTGATTTTGCGCGCTCCCATTGCGGTTCTTGACCGCGAGGGGTATTCTAACAAGGCATTGTCCGGGACGGCAGCCAAGCGTATGGAACGCTGGCGCATCCCATCGGACAGGGCGGGTTTGCTGGCCGATCTCGATGTTCCGGCCTGGGTTTACCTGCCAATAAAGCGCCATCCGGCTTCTTCGACCGCAATCCGCGCCGAAGGCAGATGGCAGGTTTGA
- a CDS encoding glutamate-5-semialdehyde dehydrogenase: MTALASIETQDIAALMHDMGINAREASLKLAQVPSEPKTAALKAAARKLRENADIILAANARDMEAGRAKGLTPALLDRLALDPARIESMASGVEAVADLPDPVGRELARWSPERNGLDIARVSVPLGVIGIIYESRPNVTADAGAMCIKSGNAAILRGGSESFHSSRAIFDCMLAGILDAGLPEHALQMIPVTDRAAVGEMLKLSDYIDVIVPRGGKSLISRITDESRIPLFKHLEGLCHTYVHASADVTKVVDIVVNAKMRRTGICGATETILIDQVVADDLLPKIAAALADKGCEMRGDASAQKADTRILPATDDDWITEYLDAIVSIKVINGVEEAVNHINTYGSHHTDAILAEDTDATATFLNGVDSGIVIVNASTQFADGGEFGMGAEIGISTSKLHARGPVGVEQLTSYKYIVRGTGQTRP; this comes from the coding sequence ATGACGGCACTTGCCAGCATCGAAACCCAGGACATCGCAGCACTGATGCACGACATGGGCATCAATGCCCGTGAAGCTTCGCTGAAACTGGCACAGGTCCCGTCCGAACCAAAAACCGCTGCCCTTAAGGCCGCCGCACGCAAATTGCGCGAAAATGCCGATATCATTCTGGCCGCCAATGCACGCGACATGGAAGCAGGCCGTGCAAAGGGCCTGACGCCAGCATTGCTTGATCGTCTTGCGCTTGACCCTGCACGCATCGAAAGCATGGCATCCGGGGTCGAAGCAGTTGCCGACCTTCCCGATCCGGTGGGTCGCGAACTTGCCCGCTGGAGCCCCGAACGCAACGGGCTCGATATCGCGCGCGTGTCTGTGCCGCTTGGCGTGATCGGCATCATTTATGAAAGCCGCCCGAATGTGACGGCCGATGCCGGTGCCATGTGCATCAAATCGGGCAATGCCGCCATCCTGCGCGGTGGTTCGGAAAGCTTCCATTCATCCCGCGCGATTTTTGACTGCATGCTTGCCGGTATTCTCGATGCCGGTTTGCCCGAACATGCGCTTCAGATGATCCCGGTGACGGATCGCGCCGCCGTTGGCGAGATGCTGAAACTGTCCGATTACATCGACGTCATCGTCCCGCGCGGCGGCAAGTCGCTGATATCGCGCATTACCGATGAAAGTCGGATTCCCCTGTTCAAGCATCTGGAAGGGCTTTGCCATACCTATGTCCATGCCAGTGCGGATGTGACCAAAGTCGTCGATATCGTGGTGAATGCCAAGATGCGCCGGACCGGCATTTGCGGTGCGACCGAAACCATCCTGATTGATCAGGTGGTTGCCGATGATCTGTTGCCGAAAATTGCCGCGGCCCTTGCCGACAAGGGATGTGAAATGCGTGGCGATGCCAGCGCGCAAAAGGCAGACACCCGCATCCTGCCTGCCACGGACGATGATTGGATCACCGAATATCTTGATGCCATTGTGTCGATCAAGGTCATCAATGGCGTCGAAGAAGCGGTCAACCATATCAACACATATGGATCGCATCACACCGACGCCATTTTGGCCGAGGATACCGATGCGACCGCGACGTTCCTCAATGGTGTTGATTCCGGCATCGTGATCGTCAATGCATCGACACAGTTTGCTGATGGCGGCGAATTTGGCATGGGGGCCGAGATTGGCATTTCGACGAGCAAGCTGCATGCACGCGGCCCGGTCGGAGTCGAACAGCTGACCAGCTATAAATACATCGTGCGCGGCACCGGCCAGACCCGCCCATGA